In a single window of the Luteolibacter yonseiensis genome:
- a CDS encoding YceI family protein produces the protein MKYKAIALVLAAPVIFVSCENPADKTADAKVSSAVEKSTSAEAGGTKYVFTPESQVNFIGSKVTGSHSGGFKAFTGHFTIKDGAPVGNDHKVVIDMNSTFSDAEKLTGHLKSPDFFDVEKFPQSTFDVTEIKKNSDTAYTVSGNFTLHGQTKNISFPATVSQGSGSVKIDAKFDIKRKDFGIVYAGKADDLIRDEVVIELKLEAKPEA, from the coding sequence ATGAAATACAAAGCCATCGCCCTCGTCCTCGCAGCTCCGGTCATCTTCGTCTCCTGCGAAAACCCCGCGGACAAGACCGCGGACGCCAAGGTCTCATCGGCCGTTGAGAAATCCACCTCTGCGGAAGCAGGCGGCACGAAGTATGTCTTCACGCCGGAATCCCAGGTGAACTTCATCGGTTCCAAGGTCACCGGAAGCCATTCCGGAGGCTTCAAGGCCTTCACCGGTCACTTCACGATCAAGGACGGAGCACCTGTCGGAAACGATCACAAGGTCGTCATCGACATGAACTCCACCTTCTCGGATGCGGAGAAACTCACCGGCCACCTCAAGAGCCCTGACTTTTTCGACGTGGAAAAATTCCCGCAATCGACCTTCGACGTCACCGAGATCAAGAAAAACTCGGACACCGCCTACACCGTTTCCGGCAACTTCACGCTCCACGGCCAGACCAAGAACATCAGCTTCCCCGCAACGGTCAGCCAAGGCTCCGGCTCGGTGAAGATCGACGCGAAGTTCGACATCAAGCGCAAGGATTTCGGCATCGTCTATGCCGGCAAGGCGGACGACCTGATCCGTGACGAGGTCGTCATCGAGCTCAAGCTCGAAGCCAAGCCGGAAGCCTGA
- a CDS encoding HAD family hydrolase, with protein MKHGLIFDLDGTLVDSLQGIAASVNHALVEAGHATHSLAAVQGFIGNGARILLERAAPGGADEALLLSLEETFKSHYDVSWPNGTLPYDGVTALLETLQRLGHPLAVLSNKPHPFTQTIVSQIFPGIRFAEVLGQRAGIHHKPDPAGALEIAESFGLAPADCIVIGDSTMDIETAKNAGMKSIGVTWGFQDRAKLIAAGADVLADNMDDLLRFCGGGFSSAVRQDNAE; from the coding sequence GTGAAACATGGTTTGATTTTTGATTTGGACGGGACGCTGGTGGATTCGTTGCAGGGAATCGCGGCTTCGGTAAACCATGCACTCGTAGAGGCCGGTCACGCGACGCATTCGCTTGCGGCCGTTCAAGGATTCATCGGAAACGGTGCCCGCATCCTTCTGGAGCGTGCCGCGCCGGGTGGGGCGGATGAAGCGCTGCTGCTTTCGCTGGAGGAGACATTCAAATCCCACTACGACGTGTCGTGGCCGAACGGCACCCTGCCCTACGACGGAGTCACCGCCTTGTTGGAAACCCTGCAGAGGCTCGGACATCCGCTCGCTGTTTTGTCGAACAAGCCGCACCCGTTCACCCAAACCATCGTCTCGCAGATCTTTCCCGGGATCCGCTTTGCGGAGGTCCTCGGACAGCGCGCTGGAATCCACCACAAGCCGGACCCGGCCGGAGCGTTGGAGATCGCGGAGTCATTCGGCCTCGCTCCGGCGGATTGCATCGTCATTGGCGACTCCACCATGGACATCGAGACCGCGAAGAATGCCGGCATGAAATCCATCGGAGTGACCTGGGGGTTCCAGGACCGGGCGAAGCTCATCGCCGCAGGGGCGGACGTGCTGGCTGACAACATGGACGACCTGTTGCGGTTCTGTGGCGGCGGCTTCTCATCCGCGGTGCGACAGGACAATGCGGAATGA
- a CDS encoding pirin family protein gives MTANLNLIVRRAGDRGHANHGWLDSWHTFSFADYYDPSHMGFRSLRVINDDRIAAGGGFPTHPHRDMEIFSYLLAGNLAHQDSMGNSRVLKPGEIQLMRAGSGVRHSEFNPSSTEPAHLLQIWITPDTRGLEPAYTEWTPAPGREDEAKTLVISSDGRDNSATIAQDASIYLLKLKPGVPARHELAAGRGLWLHVAKGAITVNGVDLVAGDAVSLEEPGGLEITSDNGFSEAILFDLG, from the coding sequence GTCCGCCGCGCCGGCGACCGCGGACATGCCAACCACGGCTGGCTTGACAGCTGGCACACGTTCTCCTTCGCCGACTACTACGACCCCTCCCACATGGGCTTCCGTTCGCTGCGCGTCATCAATGACGACCGCATCGCCGCCGGCGGAGGTTTCCCCACCCACCCGCACCGGGACATGGAAATCTTTTCGTATCTGTTGGCCGGCAATCTCGCCCACCAGGACTCCATGGGAAACAGCCGGGTCCTCAAGCCCGGGGAGATCCAGCTGATGCGCGCCGGATCGGGCGTGAGGCATTCGGAGTTCAACCCCTCGTCCACAGAACCCGCCCACCTTCTGCAGATCTGGATCACTCCCGACACCCGCGGACTGGAACCGGCCTACACCGAGTGGACTCCCGCTCCTGGTCGTGAGGATGAAGCAAAGACACTCGTGATTTCATCGGATGGCCGCGACAATTCCGCGACCATCGCACAAGATGCCTCGATCTACCTCCTCAAGCTGAAACCCGGTGTTCCGGCACGCCACGAGCTGGCAGCCGGACGCGGTTTGTGGCTGCACGTCGCCAAGGGAGCAATCACCGTGAACGGCGTCGACCTGGTTGCCGGCGACGCCGTATCCCTCGAAGAACCCGGTGGACTCGAAATCACCTCCGACAACGGATTTTCCGAGGCGATTCTCTTTGACCTTGGCTGA
- a CDS encoding alkene reductase, translating into MSDPLFQPLRAGAFTFPNRIMMAPLTRCRASDGRVPNAMMADYYVQRSSFGMILTEATSISPQGVGYPNTPGIWSDEQVEGWKLVTRAVHEAGGQILLQLWHVGRVSDPSYLDGELPVAPSAIAPAGHVSLIRPLKDFVTPRALDISEIPGIVGDYRRAAENAKAAGFDGVEIHGANGYLIDQFLQDSTNKRTDGYGGSIENRARFLLEVTDAVISVWGADRVGVHLAPRADAHDMGDSHISDVFHHAAAELGKRNIAFICARESYAQPALGPSLKQAFGGVYIANEGFTADTAREAIRSGTADAVAFGKTAIANPDLVERFRSNAPLNDPDPSTFYGDGPAGYTDYASLETTTA; encoded by the coding sequence ATGTCCGATCCACTTTTCCAACCGCTCCGTGCCGGGGCGTTCACCTTCCCCAACCGGATCATGATGGCTCCGCTCACGCGCTGCCGTGCGTCCGACGGAAGGGTGCCGAACGCGATGATGGCCGACTACTACGTGCAGCGTAGCTCCTTCGGCATGATCCTGACGGAGGCCACCTCCATCAGCCCGCAAGGCGTCGGCTATCCCAACACCCCCGGCATCTGGTCCGACGAACAAGTGGAGGGCTGGAAGCTCGTCACCCGCGCCGTTCACGAGGCGGGTGGCCAGATCCTGCTCCAGCTCTGGCATGTCGGACGCGTTTCGGATCCAAGCTACCTGGATGGAGAGCTGCCTGTCGCGCCGAGTGCCATCGCACCGGCGGGACATGTCAGCCTCATCCGTCCGCTCAAGGACTTCGTCACGCCGCGGGCCCTGGACATTTCGGAGATCCCCGGCATCGTCGGGGACTACCGCCGCGCGGCGGAGAATGCCAAGGCAGCGGGTTTCGACGGGGTTGAGATCCACGGGGCGAACGGCTATCTCATCGATCAGTTCCTCCAGGACTCCACCAACAAGCGCACCGACGGATACGGTGGTTCCATCGAAAACCGCGCGCGCTTTTTGCTCGAAGTGACGGATGCGGTCATCTCCGTCTGGGGAGCCGATCGTGTGGGCGTGCATCTCGCTCCGCGTGCCGACGCGCACGACATGGGGGACTCCCATATTTCCGACGTCTTCCATCATGCCGCGGCCGAATTGGGAAAACGGAACATCGCGTTCATCTGCGCCCGTGAGTCCTATGCCCAGCCCGCGCTGGGACCATCGCTCAAGCAGGCCTTCGGCGGGGTTTACATCGCGAACGAAGGCTTCACCGCGGACACCGCGCGCGAGGCGATCCGCTCCGGCACCGCGGATGCCGTGGCGTTTGGAAAAACCGCCATTGCGAATCCCGACCTCGTCGAGCGTTTCCGCAGCAACGCGCCCCTGAACGATCCCGATCCCTCCACCTTCTATGGTGACGGTCCCGCGGGTTACACCGACTACGCATCCCTTGAAACCACAACAGCCTGA
- a CDS encoding NAD(P)H-dependent oxidoreductase, whose translation MMSTPRILVFGGSLRAGSYNQKLATIAAAGAREAGAEVTLIALRDFRIPLFDEDLETEEGMPENARKLKAIFAEHDGLIIASPEYNSTITAALKNSIDWVSRANTPDEEPLSVLKGKSAAILSASPSGYGGARSLTQLRPFLENIHISVLPDQVSVPKAYEAFDADGNLADAAQQAAVKALAAALVAKLS comes from the coding sequence ATCATGAGCACACCACGCATCCTTGTCTTCGGCGGCAGCCTCCGCGCCGGATCCTACAACCAGAAACTCGCCACCATCGCCGCTGCGGGAGCACGCGAGGCCGGAGCGGAAGTCACCCTCATCGCGCTGCGCGATTTCCGGATTCCACTCTTCGATGAAGACCTGGAAACAGAGGAGGGCATGCCTGAAAATGCGCGAAAACTGAAAGCCATCTTCGCGGAGCACGACGGGCTCATCATCGCGTCACCCGAATACAACAGCACGATCACCGCCGCGTTGAAGAACTCGATCGACTGGGTGTCCCGTGCGAACACCCCGGACGAGGAACCGCTGTCGGTGCTCAAGGGTAAGTCGGCGGCGATCCTGTCCGCTTCGCCCAGCGGTTATGGCGGCGCGCGCAGCCTGACCCAGCTCAGGCCGTTCCTTGAGAACATCCATATCTCCGTCCTGCCGGACCAGGTATCGGTGCCAAAGGCGTACGAAGCATTCGATGCGGACGGAAACCTGGCAGATGCCGCCCAACAGGCAGCGGTCAAAGCCTTGGCAGCGGCATTGGTCGCCAAGTTGTCCTGA
- a CDS encoding NINE protein: MKTHSIVIGYLLWIIGFTGAHRFYYGKPISGAIWFFTLGLLGVGWLIDAFLIPGMDRQADARFQPGRYDYSLAWILQTYLGVFGIHRFYMGKIGTGILWLLTGGLLGIGYIYDFCTLNEQVDELNRLPG; this comes from the coding sequence GTGAAGACGCACAGCATCGTAATCGGTTATCTCTTATGGATCATTGGTTTCACCGGAGCGCACCGGTTCTATTATGGAAAACCCATATCGGGAGCGATCTGGTTTTTCACACTCGGACTCCTCGGCGTGGGATGGTTGATCGATGCCTTCCTGATTCCCGGCATGGATCGCCAGGCGGACGCGCGGTTCCAGCCCGGAAGATATGACTATTCATTGGCGTGGATCCTCCAGACATATCTCGGAGTGTTCGGCATCCATCGTTTTTACATGGGAAAGATCGGCACCGGCATCCTGTGGCTCCTGACCGGCGGCCTTCTTGGCATCGGCTATATCTATGACTTCTGCACGCTGAACGAGCAGGTGGATGAATTGAACCGGCTTCCCGGATGA